The Vicingaceae bacterium genome contains the following window.
CAGTGCCGTTGTCGTGCTTAAACGAAGTTTTTCAATTTCCTCGTTGATCGAAAGATCTTTCTCTATGTAAGTATCGGTTACCGGCAAATATGCTTCGGGTTGATAATAGTCGTAATAGGAAACAAAATATTCAACGGCATTTTCAGGAAAAAACTCTTTAAATTCAGAATAGAGTTGAGCGGCAAGTGTTTTATTATGGCTAAGAACCAGGGTTGGGATTTGCATTTGTTCGATGACATTGGCAATCGTAAAAGTTTTACCGGATCCGGTCACTCCCAGAAGGGTTTGTGCCCTTCTGCCCTGCCTCAACCCTTCACAAAGTTGACGGATAGCTTCCGGTTGATCTCCCGATGGCTTGAATGGTGCACGTAATTTAAATTTCTTCATTTGAAAAAATGATTGCTATGGCTAAACGAATTGAATGAGTAAATTTACTCAAAAGTGAATAAATTTAAAGTGGAAAATTATGTTAATTCTGAACATTTACTCGTATCCCAAAATTTTCATCATGGACTTATAACTCTGTTCTTTTGCAAACAACTTCGTTGTATAATTGCCCTCATCATCCAAATCAATAATCACGTGTTTGGGCGAAGGAATCAAACAATGCTTAATACCTCCATACCCGCTCAAACTTTCTTGATAAGCACCGGTATGGAAAAATCCAATATACAGAGGTTCATCATCACCTTCATCGATTTGAGGTAAAAACACTTGGTTGACATGGGCTTCAGTATTGTAGTAATCCAAACTGTCGCAGGTCAGCCCTCCAAGATTGACTCTTTTGAATGGCTTGTTCCATTTATTGATTGCCAATAAGATGTAACGTTGGTCAATTCCCCAGGTGTCAGGCAAAGTGGTAATAAAGGAATTATCGATCATATACCATGTTTCTGTGTCGTTTTGCACTTTTTCGTCGATAATGGAATAGATATTGATCCCACTCTCGCCTACAGTGAAAGTTCCAAATTCGGTAAAAATATTTGGCTCGGGAATTTCGTTTCGTTCACAAAAATCTTTAATTTGAAAAATAATTTCCTCGATCATGTACTCATAGTCAAATTGAAAATTTAATGAATTTTTGATGGGTAATCCACCCCCAATGTTCAAAATATCCAGTTCGGGGCATATTTTTTTCAATTCTGCATAAACATTGAGGCATTTTAGCAATTCACTCCAATAATAAGCATTATCCTTAATTCCCGTATTGATGAAAAAATGCAGCATTTTCAACTGCACTTTTTTGTTGGGTTTAATCTTATCTTTATAGAATTGGACAATATCCCTGTATTTAATGCCGAGTCGTGAAGTGTAGAATTCAAAAGTAGGTTCTTCGTCTGCTGCAATTCTGATACCTACCGGAACACCGTCTTTTTTGAAATGTTTCAAATAGTAATCAATTTCTTTTTTGTTGTCAATCACCGGAATGACATTAAAACCTTCATTGACAAGCTCTGCAATTTGCTCAAGGTACATGGGCCTTTTATATCCATTGCACACAATGTAATGTTCTTTGGTAATCTTTTTATTTTTGTAAAGATTTTTAATTAAGGGGATATCGTAAGCCGAGGAAGTTTCCAAATGAGCATCATTGGCCAATACTTCCTCAAGAATAAAAGAAAAATGCGAACTTTTTGTACAATAACAATAAGTATAACTACCTTTGTAGTCAACTTTTGCCATAGCCACGTTGAAAAGACGTTTGGCCCGGGCAATTTGTTGGCCTATTCGCGGAAGGTATGTGAGTTTGAGAGGGGTGCCATATTGCTTGATGATTTCCATCAAAGGGATTTGATGATAGTACAATTCATTGTCTTTTACTTCAAATCCTTCTTGAGGGAAATCGAAAGTTTGTTTTATTAAGTCATAATATGTATTCTTCATAAATGTAAGTTATGTAGATTGGATGCAAAATTATGATTTAATTAAGTTAAATTATAAAAAATAAAATAAATTAACTATGCCAAATATGAATCTAATTTTAAATGAAAGTGATTTGGGTGCCGGAAAAAAAGGTTGCGCCTATGGCCCGGAGGCGTTATCTTTAGAATTACTGGAGAACGATACCTTTAGATCATTGCTAAATAATGCCGTTAAAACTTACAGGTATTCGACAAGCATGATTCATTCAAAATTTTCCGGACCTGCCAAAAACATAGATTTAATTTATGATTATCAACAACAAGTTTATCAATCAACTTTACCCTTGCTTGATAATCAAAAGAAATTATTGGTGTTCTCCGGTGATCATTCTACATCGGCTGCTACCATTGCAGCCATGAAAACTCAATATAATCCGGCCTCAACAGGAATCATCTGGATAGATGCCCACGCCGATTTTCACAGTCCATTTACCACTCCATCGGGAAATATGCATGGCATGCCATTGGCCATTGCTTTTGGAGAAGATAATTTAGAATGTAAACGCAACGATTGTTCTGATGTAGTAGTAAATCTTTGGAATAAATTAAAATCCATTTCTCCGGGTAATTTGAAAATTCCTTATCAAAATTTGATTTTTGTGGGCCTTCGGGATTTCGAACCGGAAGAATACCATATCCTTCAAAAAAACAACATAAAAATAATCCCTCCCGATGAGTTTAACAGTATCAATGTTGAGGATATCATTTCAACCATTACTTCACACTTGAAGTATTGCAACCACTGGTTAGTATCTTTTGATGTAGATTCATTGGATCCGGATGAAACATCCTTCGGAACCGGAACACCGGTAAAAAACGGCTTGCGATATGAAAAAACAAAAGCATTTTTAAAAAAGTTGTTTTATTTACCACAAACAAAAGTATTTGAAGTGGTAGAAATAAACCCATTGCTTGATAATGAAAATAAAATGGCAAAATTTGCGGCAAATATCATCCGTGAAATTTTAAATGATAATTTATGAAAAGATTGGCAGATCAGTTGCAAAAACATCTTTTAGAAATCATTCATCAACAATATAATGTAAACCTGGAACCTTCATCCATTCAAATCGAACAAACAAATCCTGCATTTGAAGGTGAACTTACCTGGGTTATTTTTCCCGTTTTAAAACTATTGAAATCATCGCCTCAATCTGTTGGAGAAACTGTCGGAAAAATTTTGATTGAAAAATATCCCGGTTTTTACCAAAAATTTGAAGTTGTCAAAGGTTTTTTAAACCTTAGTTTTACAGATCATGCATTGGTCGACGCAATGCCCGATAAAATTTCAAAATCAGACGTAACTGCCGACACTTTGATGATTGAGTTTGCCTCGCCCAACACCAACAAACCTTTGCACCTTGGGCATATAAGAAACATTTTGATTGGATGGAGTTTTTCTCAATTGCTTGAATGGAAAGGACACAAAGTGATCAAAGCAAATTTAATCAATGACCGTGGTATTCACATCTGCAAATCAATGATTGCCTGGAAACTTTTTGCCAACGGGGAAACCCCCGAATCTTCAGGAATGAAAGGCGACCACCTGGTAGGGAAATATTATGTGATGTTTGATCAGACATACAAACAACAAGTGGAAGAAGGAATGAAAAATGGTTTGTCGAAAGAAGAAGCAGAACAACAAGCCCCGATCATGCTCCGGGCAAGAGAATTATTGAAAAAATGGGAAGAAGGAGATGAAGAAACTTTGCAATTGTGGAAAATGATGAATAGTTGGGTCTACAAAGGATTTGACGAAACGTTTGAAAAACTTGGGGTAAGCTTCGACGAGATTTATTATGAATCCGACACATATCTCCTTGGAAAAAAAGCTGTGAATGAAGGATTGGAAAAAGGGATTTTTTATAAAAAAGAAGACGGTTCGGTTTGGTGTGATCTGACTGCCGAAGGTCTTGATCATAAATTATTACTCAGGTCAGACGGTACGTCAGTATATATTACACAAGATATAGGAACTGCCATTGAACGTTTTGAAAAACATCCCGGACTCAAAGGCATTATCTATGTTGTAGGGAATGAACAAGAATATCACTTTAAGGTTTTATTTGCCATTTTAAAAAAACTTGGATATTCCTGGGCAGACAGGTGCTATCATCTGTCATATGGTATGGTTGAATTGCCCGAAGGAAAAATGAAATCCAGGGAAGGTACTGTGGTGGATGCCGATGACTTAATTGAAAAAATGATACAACAAGCCGCCGAAACAGCACAAAACCTCGGAAAAATAGATGATTTGGACGATAATCAACGCCGGAAACTTTATTTTCAAATCGGTATGGGTGCACTCAAATACTTTATCCTAAAAGTGGATCCTAAAAAAAACATGATTTTCAACCCCAAAGAAAGTATCGATCTGAACGGACATACCGGACCTTTCATTCAATATACTCATGCCCGCATTTGCAGTTTATTGAAAAAAGCCGGATGGAATCTTGAAAATGAATCTATTTTTATCGACAAAAATTTGTCTTTTCATTTAACACCGGAAGAAAGATCTTTAGTCAAAAAAATGATTCAATTCAATGAAATTATAGACGAGTCGGTTGCTACATACAACATTTCCATTTTAGCCAATTATATTTATGATCTTTCAAAAACATACAATCATTTTTATCAAACCATACCCATTCTCAAAGAGTCAAACGAAGCAAAAAGAAATTATCGTCTGAAAATTTCGGCCATTACCGCAGCGATCATAAAAAACGGTTTAAACATCTTAGGCATTGAGGCCCCTGAAAAAATGTAAACGTTTCACTATGACAGAGGATCTAAGGAATTATATCAACGGCATACGCAGAGAATTTATGCAAAAAGCCCTTTCAGAAAAGGATGTTCTATCCAATCCCTACGATCAATTTAACCAATGGATGGAAGAAGCAATTGCATCACAGATATTGGACCCACATGCCATGATTTTGGCCACCACCGGAAAAAATCTTCAACCCTCCGTGCGTACTGTTTATTTACGCGATATCTCCCGTGAACACGGCCTTGTTTTTTATACAAATTATCAAAGCAAGAAAGGCAGGCAAATCGAAGAAAATCCACAAGTGGCTTGCTTGTTTCTTTGGGAAGAAATAGAACGTCAGGTTATCATAGAAGGAACCGTGCAAAAGGCACCGGCGCAAATGTCAGACAAATATTTTTCTTCAAGGCCACGTGAGAGTCAAATTGGTGCATGGGCTTCTCATCAAAGCGAGAAACTGCAGAGCAGAGATGTTTTGATGAAAAGGTTTCAAGAATTTGAGTTGAAATTTAAAAATCAGGATGTACCAAGGCCTCCCCATTGGGGTGGATATCAAATTTTTCCCCATTATTTTGAATTCTGGCAAGGGCGGCCAAACCGACTTCACGATAGAATTGCTTTTTCTCTCAATCAAAAGAATGAATGGGAAATTTTCCGTCTTAATCCTTGATTTGAGCAACCAATTGGCGGATAGTGGTAACTTCCACTCCATCCACCTCGGTTTTTAAAACAACATTGCCGGCCGAATGTTTTTGAAATGCTTCAGCCACATCGTAGATGCCGGCAGCCGGAATTTGTAGTTTTTTTAATTGTTCGTATAAATATTCAAATTCCAAATCTTTAATTTTATCTTGTAAAAGTTGAAATAACTCGTGACGAAATTTGACTCTCAAAGGATTGCTTGAAAATTTCGGATCGGTGGCTAACCCTGATAAATCCAGTAAAGTGCAAAGTTTCTGAAATTGTTCGTCGCTGCCAATAGCTAGAACCAACCACCGGTTGTCGGCTGTTTTAAACAATTCTCCGTATGGGGCAATGTTTGGATGCAATGATCCGGACGGACGTGGATTAACACCTCCGGTTAAAAAATTGGTGGCTTGATTGGCCAAAGCAGCCAAAGCAGCATCAATCAACGAACAATGTATATAGGAACCTTTTCCGGTTTTCATTCTCTTGATAAGTGCCAGTAATATAGCTTCTTTTAATTGGTGTGCTGCAAACAAATCTATGATTGCAACCGGCACCTTAAGTGGAAAATCATTTTCTTCTCTGTTTAAATACATCCAACCACTCTCGGCTTGAAGCACAAGATCGTACGCAACACGCGAATCATCCGGACCAAAACCACTCAAATGAGCATAAATGATATCCTTTTTCAACTGTTTGACAGCATCATAATCCAGTCCAAATTTCAACAAGGTATTTTTTTTAAAATTTGTAATGAGTATATCCGATTGCTGAATCAACAAATAAAGAGATTCGCAAGCATGAGGGTCGTTTAAATCCCATTTTTTTATTTTTTTGAATGCGTTACAACAAGCGTAATAAGCAGATATATGTGTTGGGCTGTTTTCACCCGGAATTTTCCAGGTTCTGGTTACGTCACCGTTGGTTGCCGCATTTTCGATTTTGATGACTTCTGCCCCACATTCTCCCAAAAAAGAAGCCACAGATGGTCCGGCCAATACTGAGGATAAATCAATGACCTGAATCCCCCGGAGAATTTTCATCTAAACAGAGTTATTTCCGGCTTGTTTTGCAAAATATCTTCAATTTTTTGCAGCACTTCTTCAGTCAATTTATCGGTAATTTCAATACTTTTAAGATTTTCTTTCAATTGAGAAACTTTTGTTGCGCCGAGTATGACTGTGCTCACATGAGGATTTTTAAGACACCAGGCAATAGCCAGTTGTGCGGTGGAACAACCTAAATCAGAAGCCAGTTTTGTCAATTGTTTCACCTTCTCGATATTTTCCTTGGTCAACATTT
Protein-coding sequences here:
- a CDS encoding CoA transferase; the protein is MKILRGIQVIDLSSVLAGPSVASFLGECGAEVIKIENAATNGDVTRTWKIPGENSPTHISAYYACCNAFKKIKKWDLNDPHACESLYLLIQQSDILITNFKKNTLLKFGLDYDAVKQLKKDIIYAHLSGFGPDDSRVAYDLVLQAESGWMYLNREENDFPLKVPVAIIDLFAAHQLKEAILLALIKRMKTGKGSYIHCSLIDAALAALANQATNFLTGGVNPRPSGSLHPNIAPYGELFKTADNRWLVLAIGSDEQFQKLCTLLDLSGLATDPKFSSNPLRVKFRHELFQLLQDKIKDLEFEYLYEQLKKLQIPAAGIYDVAEAFQKHSAGNVVLKTEVDGVEVTTIRQLVAQIKD
- the argS gene encoding arginine--tRNA ligase, with the protein product MKRLADQLQKHLLEIIHQQYNVNLEPSSIQIEQTNPAFEGELTWVIFPVLKLLKSSPQSVGETVGKILIEKYPGFYQKFEVVKGFLNLSFTDHALVDAMPDKISKSDVTADTLMIEFASPNTNKPLHLGHIRNILIGWSFSQLLEWKGHKVIKANLINDRGIHICKSMIAWKLFANGETPESSGMKGDHLVGKYYVMFDQTYKQQVEEGMKNGLSKEEAEQQAPIMLRARELLKKWEEGDEETLQLWKMMNSWVYKGFDETFEKLGVSFDEIYYESDTYLLGKKAVNEGLEKGIFYKKEDGSVWCDLTAEGLDHKLLLRSDGTSVYITQDIGTAIERFEKHPGLKGIIYVVGNEQEYHFKVLFAILKKLGYSWADRCYHLSYGMVELPEGKMKSREGTVVDADDLIEKMIQQAAETAQNLGKIDDLDDNQRRKLYFQIGMGALKYFILKVDPKKNMIFNPKESIDLNGHTGPFIQYTHARICSLLKKAGWNLENESIFIDKNLSFHLTPEERSLVKKMIQFNEIIDESVATYNISILANYIYDLSKTYNHFYQTIPILKESNEAKRNYRLKISAITAAIIKNGLNILGIEAPEKM
- the speA gene encoding arginine decarboxylase, giving the protein MKNTYYDLIKQTFDFPQEGFEVKDNELYYHQIPLMEIIKQYGTPLKLTYLPRIGQQIARAKRLFNVAMAKVDYKGSYTYCYCTKSSHFSFILEEVLANDAHLETSSAYDIPLIKNLYKNKKITKEHYIVCNGYKRPMYLEQIAELVNEGFNVIPVIDNKKEIDYYLKHFKKDGVPVGIRIAADEEPTFEFYTSRLGIKYRDIVQFYKDKIKPNKKVQLKMLHFFINTGIKDNAYYWSELLKCLNVYAELKKICPELDILNIGGGLPIKNSLNFQFDYEYMIEEIIFQIKDFCERNEIPEPNIFTEFGTFTVGESGINIYSIIDEKVQNDTETWYMIDNSFITTLPDTWGIDQRYILLAINKWNKPFKRVNLGGLTCDSLDYYNTEAHVNQVFLPQIDEGDDEPLYIGFFHTGAYQESLSGYGGIKHCLIPSPKHVIIDLDDEGNYTTKLFAKEQSYKSMMKILGYE
- the rocF gene encoding arginase, with protein sequence MPNMNLILNESDLGAGKKGCAYGPEALSLELLENDTFRSLLNNAVKTYRYSTSMIHSKFSGPAKNIDLIYDYQQQVYQSTLPLLDNQKKLLVFSGDHSTSAATIAAMKTQYNPASTGIIWIDAHADFHSPFTTPSGNMHGMPLAIAFGEDNLECKRNDCSDVVVNLWNKLKSISPGNLKIPYQNLIFVGLRDFEPEEYHILQKNNIKIIPPDEFNSINVEDIISTITSHLKYCNHWLVSFDVDSLDPDETSFGTGTPVKNGLRYEKTKAFLKKLFYLPQTKVFEVVEINPLLDNENKMAKFAANIIREILNDNL
- the pdxH gene encoding pyridoxine/pyridoxamine 5'-phosphate oxidase, which codes for MTEDLRNYINGIRREFMQKALSEKDVLSNPYDQFNQWMEEAIASQILDPHAMILATTGKNLQPSVRTVYLRDISREHGLVFYTNYQSKKGRQIEENPQVACLFLWEEIERQVIIEGTVQKAPAQMSDKYFSSRPRESQIGAWASHQSEKLQSRDVLMKRFQEFELKFKNQDVPRPPHWGGYQIFPHYFEFWQGRPNRLHDRIAFSLNQKNEWEIFRLNP